One stretch of Ananas comosus cultivar F153 linkage group 6, ASM154086v1, whole genome shotgun sequence DNA includes these proteins:
- the LOC109711588 gene encoding pistil-specific extensin-like protein: MARIQLLVLFLCSVSFPSRLFVAAVRRTPANSITVQGVVYCKMCQLPGYVKSLDASPLPGAVAQLRCNNGGRKNAALLIAATTDVRGYFKIQTTKVTSAMARNCRLFLVSSPFQGCSIPVYADGEGAATGFPLKFETNAAAGGAAAKAIFAAGFFEFAPVDIASCPHHP, translated from the exons ATGGCTCGGATACAGCTTCTGGTCCTCTTTCTCTGCTCCGTTTCCTTCCCTTCCAGGCTCTTCGTCGCTGCCGTAAGGCGAACCCCGGCAAACAGCATCACCGTCCAAGGCGTCGTCTACTGCAAGATGTGCCAGCTCCCCGGCTATGTCAAGTCCCTCGACGCCTCGCCTCTCCCTG GTGCGGTCGCTCAGCTGCGATGCAACAACGGTGGTCGCAAGAATGCGGCTTTGTTGATAGCGGCTACGACCGATGTGAGAGGGTACTTTAAGATTCAAACGACAAAGGTGACAAGCGCAATGGCGCGCAATTGTCGGCTTTTCCTCGTGTCCTCGCCGTTTCAAGGGTGCAGCATTCCGGTTTACGCGGATGGCGAAGGGGCTGCCACGGGCTTCCCGCTCAAGTTTGAGACAAACGCCGCAGCAGGCGGAGCTGCCGCGAAAGCGATCTTTGCCGCCGGGTTCTTCGAGTTCGCTCCGGTCGACATTGCTTCGTGCCCCCACCACCCTTGA